One genomic region from Proteus vulgaris encodes:
- a CDS encoding C69 family dipeptidase: MSLFKKGIIALSVNIALVSSALACTTLLAGSEATNDGSLIIARSADSDALKAQHFVIHPAKTNQTGIYSTKEHNGANNFTYPLPKNSLRYTTVPNWKTQLHGATGFNELGVGVSGTESIFASPKALSFDPYVEDTGITEDDIPDVLLSRAKTAREAVELLGSIIEKQGAGEGFGVAVVDKNELWYLETGTGHHWIAQKLPKDKYFATGNQGRLQHYDINSDDVLGSKNLVEFAVEKGLYNPEKEGAFNFSKAYTRDDERDRTYNDPRVWVIQQQFNPSLKQAVDDGRNFAPLLTPEKKVSVEEAKAMLRNHFEGTEHDPYTNGLNGQGSWRPISVFRTYEAHVMQVRPELPQEIGEVTYVGLGMADLTAFVPYYSGLKAYPQHYGIGTNQADSDSIYWKYRKLQTLVMTDYPKLAPIVKKAYQEWEAKTALEQKEMEAKYLTMVKTDKTGADKMLNEFNLRVMADAEKLTENLMNELFTVRTKDIQDDIFFANKSKKD; this comes from the coding sequence ATGTCTTTATTCAAAAAAGGTATTATTGCTTTATCCGTTAATATTGCATTAGTTTCTTCAGCTTTAGCCTGTACAACGCTATTAGCGGGAAGCGAAGCTACAAATGATGGTTCGTTGATTATTGCTCGTAGCGCAGATAGCGATGCATTAAAAGCACAACATTTTGTTATTCATCCGGCTAAAACGAATCAAACGGGAATTTACAGTACCAAAGAGCATAATGGTGCTAATAATTTCACTTATCCATTACCTAAGAATTCATTACGTTATACCACTGTACCGAATTGGAAAACGCAACTTCATGGTGCAACAGGATTTAACGAATTGGGTGTTGGTGTCAGTGGTACCGAGTCTATTTTTGCTTCACCTAAAGCGCTCTCTTTTGATCCCTATGTTGAAGATACTGGGATAACTGAAGATGATATTCCAGATGTTTTGCTTTCAAGAGCAAAAACAGCTCGTGAAGCAGTGGAATTATTAGGAAGTATTATTGAAAAACAAGGTGCTGGTGAGGGATTTGGTGTTGCTGTTGTTGATAAAAACGAGCTTTGGTATTTAGAAACTGGAACAGGACATCATTGGATCGCACAAAAATTACCTAAAGATAAGTACTTTGCGACAGGAAACCAAGGTCGATTACAACATTACGATATTAACAGTGATGATGTTTTAGGCTCTAAAAATCTAGTGGAATTTGCTGTTGAGAAAGGGCTATATAATCCTGAAAAAGAAGGCGCATTTAATTTTTCAAAAGCTTATACACGAGATGATGAACGAGATCGTACTTATAATGATCCGCGTGTGTGGGTTATCCAGCAACAATTTAATCCATCATTAAAACAAGCTGTGGATGATGGTCGTAATTTCGCGCCTTTATTAACACCTGAGAAAAAAGTATCTGTTGAAGAAGCTAAAGCGATGTTACGTAATCACTTTGAAGGAACAGAGCACGACCCATATACTAATGGATTAAATGGTCAAGGATCTTGGCGTCCAATTAGTGTATTTAGAACTTATGAAGCGCATGTTATGCAAGTCCGCCCTGAACTTCCTCAAGAAATAGGTGAAGTGACTTATGTCGGTTTAGGTATGGCGGATTTAACTGCATTTGTTCCGTATTACAGTGGATTAAAAGCTTATCCACAACATTATGGAATAGGAACAAATCAAGCAGACAGTGATTCTATTTACTGGAAATATCGTAAGTTACAAACATTAGTAATGACAGATTATCCAAAACTTGCACCAATTGTGAAAAAAGCTTACCAAGAATGGGAAGCAAAAACTGCATTAGAGCAAAAAGAAATGGAAGCTAAATATCTCACTATGGTGAAAACGGATAAAACCGGTGCGGATAAAATGCTTAATGAATTTAATCTACGAGTCATGGCAGATGCTGAAAAATTAACTGAAAATTTAATGAATGAATTGTTTACAGTAAGAACAAAAGATATTCAAGACGATATTTTCTTTGCT